One Gloeobacter morelensis MG652769 DNA window includes the following coding sequences:
- a CDS encoding type I polyketide synthase, whose amino-acid sequence MTHAVAIVGMACQYPDAGSPAELWQNVLAQRRAFRQFPAERLNLDDYQSDDRTAPDRTYGREAALIEGYEFDRVRFRVGGNAYRSADLTHWLALDIAERALCDAGFPGGAGLPLAATGVLLGNTLTGEFSRANIMRLRWPYVRRVAEAVLDEAGIGESGRRELVTKLGERFKAPFAPIGEDSLAGGLANTIAGRICNYFDFKGGGYTVDGACSSSLLAIASACTSLVAGDLDVAIAGGVDLSLDPFEMVGFSKAGALSAEDMRIYDSRPAGFLPGEGCGMLVLMRHTDAVIENRRIYAVVRGWGVSSDGSGGLTRPEVEGQLLALRRAYRHTGFGPESVGYFEGHGTGTAVGDECELRVLSRARREADPQAPPVAVGSIKAIIGHTKAAAGVAGLIKAAMAVHTGIVPPTTGCEAPHKQLTEQTPALRALKAGEAWPAGVPLRSAVSSMGFGGINAHIVMEGDPAGSRPLTHAQRTLLRSAQDAELLLIDAEDGRALLAKVEHLLALAAGLSRSDLTDLAARLAADLEGRPWRAAIVAVRPLDLHTRLQQLQAWLLAGETRRIEPAGGLFLASGRTRPRIGFLFPGQGAPPHLDGGIWARRFEAVQALYGRANLPATVTGAATAIVQPAIVTAALAGLGVLERLGVRAEIAAGHSLGELAALHWSGALGAEAAIALAAARGRAMGGGSGPTGTMASIRATPAQVTELIENETVVIAGLNAPCQTVISGPAAAVAAVIDRCGERGIEAVQIRVSHAFHSPLVAQAANALAAHLQHVRFDRPNRPVASTLTGALLDPQTELRAHLVRQVTGPVRFVEAARTVAAGADLLIEVGPGRILSGLAGEFLPVPAIPLDAGGPSLVGLLAAVGAAFALGVPVDAQALFADRFSRPFALDRQPRFFVNPCELAPKSQMAFTEASAPTAEEPPATPMAPSVETVATLALVRALVAEKSELPPEAVEPEHRLLSDLHLNSITVSQLVADAARRMGLTPPTAPGDYADATVAALAAALDELALGGPKAEVSQRPPDGIDVWIRGFGIELCERSLPPVSMPEVPSGLWKRIAPPAHPIAGALAAGLSELPGRGVLLCLPQAGETPAVGLLLEAARTALADTATTHFVVVGSGGAGFARTLHLETPRLTVCVLDLPFDIQTAPGRVSAEIAAAEGYTEVHYDLQGRRYEPVLRPLELPAIEPVDLGTQDVLLVSGGGKGIASECALSFAREYGVSLILLGRSHPASDPELATNLERFAAAGVRYRYCACDVLDGDSVRSAVREAEAQLGAVTALLHSAGRNVPRLIAGLDAESFERTLAPKLTGLSNLLAAVDPQRLRLLVTFGSIIARSGMQGNADYATANEWLAILTERWAQQHPHCRCLAAEWSVWSGLGMGERLGRISALIEQGITPIPPQAGVQMLHQLVATAARPTAVVVAGRFGEPPTLKLEAKPLPFLRFLERPRVYYPDIELVVEADLTVASDPYLEDHIFASQRLFPAVMGLEAMAQAAMALSGSTGMPHFEQVEFRRPIVVPAEGSRTIRVVALQSEPGRVAVAIRSEDTGFGIDHFRAVCRFGIEVLPECALSAGEWIDQPALAVDPKSHLYGSILFHTGRFQRLQRYQYLRATECFAEIGPDLQSEWFSRLMPSQLLLGDPGARDTALHGIQACIPHAILLPVGVDRLVNLTGRPLAPHRSLFIHARERAREGNLFTYDLAIIDAEGQIQERWEGLRLQLMSGTEWRAAWPAPLLAPYIERRLQELNPGLPLAVAVHQDDGDSRRRRSDQAIFQASGAPGRILRRPDGAPEVLGFERSVSAAHAGPLTLAVASDEPVGCDIEIVTSRPPAVWLDLLGPERAALARLIAERLGGEDAAYTRVWAAVESLKKAGQPLTAPLTFVTAQADGWVVLAAGQLVVATFVAPVRELGGELALAVLSRQGAFLQESTTLACLKRALHKGDNR is encoded by the coding sequence ATGACCCACGCAGTCGCGATTGTCGGCATGGCCTGCCAGTACCCGGACGCCGGTTCGCCCGCCGAGCTGTGGCAGAACGTGCTGGCCCAGCGCCGCGCCTTCCGGCAGTTTCCGGCCGAGAGGCTGAACCTGGACGATTACCAGTCCGACGACCGCACCGCCCCCGACCGCACCTACGGTCGCGAAGCCGCCCTGATCGAAGGCTACGAGTTCGACCGGGTGCGCTTTCGCGTCGGCGGCAACGCCTACCGCTCGGCAGATCTGACCCACTGGCTCGCCCTCGATATCGCCGAGCGGGCTCTCTGCGACGCCGGATTTCCCGGCGGGGCGGGCCTACCCCTCGCCGCCACCGGTGTGCTCCTGGGCAACACGCTCACCGGCGAATTCTCGCGGGCCAACATCATGCGCCTGCGCTGGCCCTACGTGCGCCGGGTGGCCGAAGCGGTGCTCGATGAAGCGGGCATCGGCGAATCCGGGCGCCGGGAGCTGGTGACGAAGCTGGGCGAACGCTTCAAGGCGCCCTTTGCACCCATCGGTGAAGACTCCCTGGCGGGCGGCCTCGCCAACACGATCGCAGGCCGCATCTGCAACTACTTCGATTTCAAGGGGGGTGGTTATACCGTCGACGGCGCCTGTAGCTCTTCGCTGTTGGCGATTGCTTCCGCCTGCACCAGTCTGGTGGCGGGGGATCTCGATGTCGCCATCGCCGGGGGCGTCGATCTGAGCCTTGACCCGTTCGAGATGGTCGGCTTCTCGAAGGCGGGAGCCCTTTCTGCAGAAGACATGCGCATCTACGACAGCCGCCCGGCGGGCTTTTTGCCGGGCGAAGGCTGCGGGATGTTGGTGCTGATGCGTCACACCGATGCTGTGATCGAGAACCGTCGCATCTACGCGGTGGTCCGCGGCTGGGGCGTCTCCTCCGACGGCAGCGGCGGGCTCACCCGTCCGGAAGTCGAAGGGCAGTTGCTGGCGCTGCGGCGCGCTTATCGCCACACGGGCTTCGGCCCTGAAAGCGTCGGCTACTTCGAAGGCCACGGCACCGGCACGGCGGTGGGCGACGAGTGCGAACTGCGCGTACTCTCCCGCGCCCGCCGGGAGGCCGACCCGCAGGCTCCACCCGTGGCGGTGGGGTCGATTAAAGCGATCATCGGCCACACCAAGGCCGCTGCCGGGGTGGCGGGGCTGATTAAAGCGGCGATGGCCGTGCACACGGGCATCGTGCCGCCTACCACCGGTTGCGAAGCGCCCCACAAGCAACTTACCGAGCAGACCCCGGCCCTGCGTGCCCTCAAGGCGGGTGAAGCCTGGCCCGCGGGAGTGCCGCTGCGCTCGGCGGTGAGTTCGATGGGCTTCGGCGGCATCAACGCCCACATCGTCATGGAAGGCGACCCGGCTGGCTCCCGGCCCCTCACCCACGCCCAGCGCACGCTGCTGCGATCGGCCCAGGACGCTGAATTGCTGCTCATCGACGCCGAGGATGGCCGTGCGCTGTTGGCCAAAGTCGAGCATCTGTTGGCCCTCGCTGCAGGGCTTTCGCGCTCGGATCTGACCGATCTGGCCGCCCGGCTCGCGGCGGATCTGGAGGGAAGACCCTGGCGGGCCGCTATCGTCGCTGTTCGTCCTTTGGACCTGCATACCCGCCTGCAACAATTGCAGGCGTGGCTACTGGCGGGTGAGACCCGCCGCATCGAACCTGCGGGCGGCCTCTTTCTGGCTTCCGGCCGCACTCGGCCGCGCATCGGCTTTCTCTTCCCAGGCCAGGGAGCGCCTCCCCACTTGGATGGCGGCATCTGGGCGCGTCGCTTCGAGGCGGTCCAGGCCCTCTATGGCCGGGCGAATCTTCCGGCGACAGTGACCGGAGCAGCCACCGCAATCGTCCAACCGGCCATCGTCACCGCCGCCCTGGCCGGATTGGGCGTACTCGAACGCCTCGGGGTGCGCGCTGAGATCGCTGCGGGCCATAGCCTGGGTGAACTGGCGGCCCTGCACTGGAGCGGCGCGTTGGGAGCGGAGGCGGCCATTGCGCTTGCCGCCGCCCGCGGCCGGGCGATGGGCGGCGGCAGCGGCCCGACCGGCACGATGGCGAGCATCCGGGCCACCCCTGCACAGGTTACAGAACTAATTGAAAACGAAACGGTGGTAATCGCCGGTCTCAATGCGCCCTGCCAGACCGTGATCTCCGGCCCCGCCGCGGCGGTGGCGGCGGTGATCGATCGCTGCGGCGAGCGCGGGATCGAGGCGGTGCAGATTCGTGTCTCCCACGCCTTTCATTCGCCCCTGGTGGCCCAGGCGGCAAACGCCCTGGCCGCTCATCTGCAGCACGTGCGCTTCGATCGCCCGAACCGGCCGGTGGCCTCGACCCTGACCGGGGCGCTGCTCGATCCTCAAACCGAGCTGCGCGCGCATCTGGTGCGCCAGGTGACTGGGCCGGTGCGCTTTGTGGAGGCAGCTAGAACCGTTGCGGCGGGGGCGGATCTGCTCATCGAAGTCGGTCCCGGCCGGATCCTGAGCGGTCTGGCGGGAGAATTTCTGCCGGTACCCGCCATTCCCCTGGACGCGGGCGGCCCTTCGCTGGTCGGGTTGCTCGCCGCGGTCGGGGCGGCTTTTGCCCTGGGGGTGCCGGTGGATGCGCAGGCGCTGTTTGCCGACCGCTTCAGCCGCCCGTTCGCCCTCGATCGCCAGCCCCGCTTCTTCGTCAATCCCTGCGAATTGGCACCGAAGTCCCAGATGGCTTTTACCGAAGCATCCGCCCCGACCGCAGAGGAGCCCCCGGCAACGCCGATGGCTCCGAGCGTCGAGACGGTGGCGACGCTCGCCCTGGTGCGCGCCCTGGTGGCCGAAAAATCGGAGCTACCTCCCGAGGCGGTCGAGCCTGAACATCGTCTCCTGAGCGATCTGCACCTCAATTCGATCACCGTGAGCCAACTGGTGGCCGATGCGGCCCGGCGCATGGGCCTGACCCCGCCGACCGCCCCCGGCGACTACGCCGATGCGACCGTCGCGGCCCTGGCCGCCGCCCTCGACGAGCTCGCCCTGGGCGGCCCGAAAGCCGAGGTGTCGCAGCGTCCGCCCGACGGCATCGACGTCTGGATTCGCGGATTCGGTATTGAACTTTGTGAGCGGTCTTTGCCGCCGGTGTCGATGCCGGAAGTTCCTTCGGGGCTGTGGAAGCGCATCGCCCCCCCGGCTCACCCGATAGCCGGGGCACTCGCTGCGGGCCTATCGGAACTGCCCGGTCGCGGGGTACTCTTGTGCCTGCCGCAAGCGGGCGAAACGCCGGCGGTGGGTCTGTTGCTTGAGGCGGCCCGCACCGCTCTTGCTGATACAGCTACCACGCACTTCGTAGTGGTCGGAAGCGGCGGGGCGGGTTTTGCCCGCACGCTGCACCTGGAAACGCCCAGGCTCACCGTCTGTGTGCTCGACTTACCCTTCGACATCCAGACGGCTCCCGGGCGAGTGAGCGCCGAAATCGCCGCCGCCGAGGGTTACACCGAGGTGCACTACGACTTGCAGGGTCGCCGCTATGAGCCCGTACTGCGGCCACTGGAGCTCCCTGCGATCGAACCGGTCGATTTGGGTACCCAGGATGTGCTGCTGGTCAGTGGCGGCGGCAAGGGGATCGCAAGCGAATGCGCCCTTTCTTTTGCCCGCGAGTACGGGGTGAGCCTGATCCTCCTGGGCCGCTCCCACCCGGCGAGTGATCCGGAACTGGCCACCAACCTCGAACGCTTCGCGGCGGCTGGGGTGCGCTACCGCTACTGCGCCTGCGACGTGCTGGACGGCGATTCGGTGCGCTCCGCCGTGCGCGAGGCTGAAGCGCAACTGGGAGCCGTCACTGCCCTGCTGCACAGCGCCGGGCGCAATGTGCCCCGTTTGATTGCTGGACTGGACGCGGAGAGCTTCGAGCGCACTCTCGCCCCCAAGCTCACCGGCCTCAGCAACCTGCTCGCTGCCGTCGATCCGCAGCGGCTGCGCTTGCTGGTCACCTTCGGCTCGATCATCGCGAGAAGCGGCATGCAGGGCAACGCCGACTACGCCACCGCCAACGAGTGGCTCGCTATCCTCACCGAGCGGTGGGCACAGCAGCACCCCCATTGCCGCTGCCTGGCGGCGGAGTGGTCGGTCTGGTCAGGACTCGGCATGGGCGAACGGCTTGGCCGCATCAGCGCCCTCATCGAGCAGGGGATCACCCCGATCCCGCCCCAGGCGGGTGTCCAGATGCTCCACCAGTTGGTGGCGACGGCCGCTCGCCCGACGGCGGTGGTCGTCGCCGGGCGCTTCGGCGAGCCCCCCACGCTCAAGCTTGAAGCAAAACCGCTGCCTTTTTTGCGCTTTCTGGAGCGGCCGCGGGTGTACTACCCGGACATCGAACTGGTGGTGGAAGCGGATCTGACCGTGGCGAGCGACCCCTATCTCGAAGATCACATCTTTGCCTCGCAGCGCCTCTTTCCAGCAGTCATGGGTTTAGAAGCGATGGCTCAAGCGGCAATGGCCCTAAGCGGCAGCACCGGCATGCCCCACTTCGAGCAGGTCGAATTCCGGCGGCCCATCGTCGTCCCCGCCGAGGGAAGCCGCACGATCCGCGTCGTCGCCCTGCAGTCCGAACCGGGCCGGGTGGCCGTGGCCATCCGCAGCGAGGACACCGGCTTCGGGATCGACCACTTCCGGGCGGTCTGCCGCTTCGGAATCGAGGTACTCCCCGAGTGTGCCCTAAGCGCCGGCGAATGGATCGACCAGCCGGCCCTCGCCGTCGATCCCAAAAGCCACCTCTACGGAAGCATTCTTTTTCACACCGGCCGCTTCCAGCGCCTGCAGCGCTACCAGTACCTGCGCGCCACCGAGTGCTTCGCCGAAATTGGCCCGGATCTGCAGAGCGAATGGTTCAGCCGCCTGATGCCTTCGCAGTTGCTTCTGGGCGATCCCGGCGCGCGGGACACCGCCTTGCACGGCATCCAGGCCTGTATCCCCCACGCCATCCTGCTGCCGGTGGGAGTCGATCGGCTGGTCAATCTCACCGGCCGCCCCCTCGCACCACACCGTTCGCTGTTTATCCACGCCCGCGAACGCGCCCGGGAGGGCAATCTGTTCACCTACGACCTCGCGATTATCGACGCCGAAGGGCAAATCCAGGAGCGCTGGGAGGGCCTGCGCCTGCAGTTGATGAGCGGCACCGAATGGCGCGCAGCCTGGCCCGCGCCGCTGCTTGCCCCCTATATCGAGCGGCGGCTGCAGGAGTTGAACCCGGGCTTGCCCCTGGCGGTCGCCGTCCACCAGGACGACGGTGACAGCCGCCGCCGCCGCAGCGACCAGGCGATTTTCCAGGCGAGCGGCGCGCCGGGCCGCATCCTGCGCCGCCCGGACGGTGCGCCCGAGGTGCTGGGCTTCGAGCGCTCGGTCAGCGCCGCCCACGCCGGACCGCTCACCCTGGCGGTGGCAAGCGACGAACCGGTCGGCTGCGACATCGAGATTGTCACCAGCCGTCCCCCCGCAGTCTGGCTCGACTTGCTCGGTCCCGAGCGCGCGGCCCTCGCCCGCCTCATCGCCGAGCGCCTCGGGGGCGAAGACGCCGCCTACACCCGCGTCTGGGCGGCGGTCGAATCGCTTAAAAAAGCCGGTCAACCGCTCACCGCCCCGCTCACCTTCGTCACCGCCCAGGCGGACGGCTGGGTGGTACTCGCCGCCGGCCAACTGGTCGTCGCCACCTTCGTCGCCCCGGTGCGCGAACTGGGCGGCGAACTGGCCCTGGCGGTGCTTTCGCGCCAGGGCGCTTTCCTGCAGGAGAGCACGACCCTGGCCTGCCTCAAACGTGCCCTCCACAAAGGAGACAACCGATGA
- a CDS encoding RnfABCDGE type electron transport complex subunit D: MSGNLLLGSQTAAASPSKSAPTDPRLVGLRRFALTGTILTLLGHTILGFEVSWAYPLVSLFTAYAVEAIIEVVDAWARRRPVRFLNGSWQDKLDFFLPAHITAVSIALLIYANENLWPVAFAAAVAVASKTLFRAPFGKKTRHFLNPSNFGITVTILVFPWITTTPPYQFTENAMGAIDWLLPLVLLGLGGMLNAKNTLRIPLIGAWLAGFALQGIVRSLITDTPIAAALFPMTGTVFVLYTLYMCSDPGTTPSDPKGQVLFGFSLAATYGLLMSLHVPFGFFFALTLVCLVRGLGMYVQSWNERTERPGAPKAAVPASAG; this comes from the coding sequence ATGTCAGGCAACTTGCTTCTCGGTTCCCAGACCGCTGCGGCCAGCCCGAGCAAAAGTGCTCCCACCGATCCGCGCCTGGTCGGCCTGCGCCGCTTCGCCCTCACCGGCACGATCTTAACGCTGTTGGGTCATACGATTCTCGGCTTCGAGGTGAGCTGGGCCTACCCGCTCGTTTCGCTGTTCACCGCCTACGCCGTCGAAGCGATTATCGAGGTGGTGGACGCCTGGGCGCGGCGGCGGCCGGTGCGCTTTTTGAACGGCAGCTGGCAGGACAAGCTCGACTTTTTCTTGCCCGCCCACATCACCGCCGTCTCGATCGCCTTGCTCATCTATGCCAACGAAAATCTCTGGCCGGTCGCCTTCGCGGCGGCGGTCGCCGTCGCCTCCAAGACCCTCTTCCGCGCCCCTTTCGGCAAAAAGACCCGCCACTTTCTCAACCCGTCCAACTTCGGGATCACCGTGACGATCCTGGTCTTCCCGTGGATCACGACGACCCCGCCCTACCAGTTCACCGAGAACGCCATGGGGGCCATCGACTGGCTTTTGCCCCTCGTGCTGCTCGGTCTGGGCGGTATGCTCAACGCCAAAAACACCCTGCGCATACCGCTCATTGGCGCCTGGCTCGCCGGGTTCGCCCTTCAGGGAATTGTCCGCAGCCTGATCACCGACACGCCGATTGCCGCCGCCCTCTTTCCGATGACCGGCACGGTATTCGTCCTCTACACGCTCTACATGTGTTCGGATCCGGGCACGACCCCCAGCGATCCTAAAGGCCAGGTGCTCTTCGGCTTTAGCCTCGCTGCGACCTACGGCCTGCTGATGAGCTTGCACGTCCCGTTCGGCTTCTTCTTTGCCCTCACCCTGGTTTGCCTCGTGCGCGGCCTCGGCATGTACGTGCAGTCCTGGAACGAACGGACCGAGCGCCCGGGTGCGCCCAAGGCAGCCGTTCCGGCGAGCGCCGGCTAA
- a CDS encoding CRTAC1 family protein, producing the protein MTALSFEKLRLHSGQIAAGALILGFWGLARLPELPAHEQRAMAQRFHFKESPLPAVSGPAHQFIRKVHPDLEHIAAWISASGAFVALNDFDRDGLANDVCYVETRTDQVIVAPAPGTGERYRPFTFEPGKLPFDQASIAPMGCQPGDFNEDGRTDAMVYYFGRSPILFIQQPTTPAETGFGPARFAVQELVPKVERWYTIATTMADIDGDGHQDLYIGNYFGDGSRLLGGGSRETGRPAGGWMQHSFSRGNVNGGSQRIYLGKGTGQFAEAAGFEGEMARSWSLAVGAADIDGDQLPEIYVANDFGPDRLFHNRSTPGRVRLVSLEGERTLTTPTSKVLGKDSFKGMGIDFGDIDRDGRLDMFVTNITQPFGLQESNFAFINTGNLAAMAGGLAPFTDRSEALGLSRSYGWGWEVRLNDFDNDGELEALQAVGFLRGTINRWPELQEAATGSDELVANPATWPQLVLGDDLSSDRPNPFFVRDSRGRYFDLAKDIGLGRPRVSRGIATADVDGDGRLDFATGDQFTTSYFYANQSPKNGQFLGLHVLLPPAGQAVGSHKVRSGHPGADTPGRPAIGAEATLELPDGRKFISQIDGGNGHAGKRAPELHFGLGTVSAGTPVRVALRWRDGEGRVHRDRFELTTGWHTVVLGPTHASKKEM; encoded by the coding sequence ATGACCGCACTGAGCTTCGAGAAACTGCGTCTGCACAGCGGCCAGATCGCGGCCGGGGCGCTCATCCTGGGTTTCTGGGGCCTCGCCCGCCTGCCGGAGTTGCCCGCCCACGAACAGCGGGCGATGGCCCAGCGCTTTCACTTTAAAGAATCGCCCCTGCCGGCGGTGAGCGGCCCGGCCCATCAGTTCATCCGCAAGGTGCATCCCGACCTGGAGCACATCGCCGCCTGGATCTCGGCCAGCGGTGCGTTTGTCGCCCTGAACGACTTCGACCGCGACGGCCTCGCCAACGACGTGTGCTACGTCGAGACGCGCACCGACCAGGTGATCGTCGCCCCGGCGCCGGGCACCGGCGAGCGCTACCGGCCCTTTACCTTCGAACCTGGCAAGCTGCCCTTTGATCAAGCGAGCATCGCCCCGATGGGCTGCCAGCCGGGCGACTTCAACGAGGACGGCCGCACCGACGCGATGGTCTACTACTTCGGCCGCTCGCCGATTCTCTTTATCCAGCAACCCACGACCCCGGCTGAGACCGGTTTCGGCCCGGCGCGCTTTGCGGTGCAGGAACTGGTACCCAAAGTCGAGCGCTGGTACACGATCGCCACGACCATGGCCGACATCGACGGCGACGGTCACCAGGATCTCTACATCGGCAACTACTTCGGCGACGGTTCGCGGCTATTGGGCGGCGGATCGCGGGAGACAGGTCGCCCCGCCGGAGGCTGGATGCAGCATTCGTTCTCCCGCGGCAACGTCAACGGCGGCAGCCAGCGCATCTATTTGGGCAAGGGCACCGGGCAATTTGCCGAAGCCGCCGGCTTCGAGGGCGAGATGGCGCGCAGCTGGTCGCTTGCAGTGGGTGCCGCCGACATCGACGGCGATCAACTGCCCGAAATTTATGTGGCCAACGACTTTGGTCCCGATCGCCTCTTCCACAACCGCTCCACCCCCGGCCGGGTGCGCCTGGTCTCCCTCGAAGGCGAGCGCACCCTCACCACCCCGACCTCGAAGGTGCTGGGCAAGGATTCCTTCAAGGGCATGGGCATCGACTTCGGCGACATCGACCGCGACGGTCGCCTGGATATGTTCGTCACCAACATCACCCAGCCCTTCGGCCTGCAGGAGAGCAACTTTGCATTTATCAACACCGGCAACCTGGCGGCCATGGCGGGCGGCCTCGCGCCGTTTACCGACCGCAGCGAGGCGCTCGGCCTGTCGCGCAGCTACGGCTGGGGCTGGGAGGTGCGCCTCAACGACTTTGACAACGACGGCGAACTGGAGGCGCTCCAGGCGGTCGGGTTCCTGCGCGGGACGATTAATCGCTGGCCTGAACTGCAGGAGGCGGCCACCGGCAGCGACGAACTGGTCGCCAACCCCGCCACCTGGCCGCAACTGGTGCTGGGCGACGACTTGAGCAGCGATCGGCCCAATCCGTTTTTCGTGCGCGACTCGCGCGGGCGCTACTTCGACCTGGCCAAAGACATCGGCCTCGGCCGGCCGCGCGTCTCGCGGGGGATCGCCACGGCGGATGTCGACGGCGACGGCCGCCTCGACTTTGCCACCGGCGACCAGTTCACGACTTCGTATTTTTACGCCAACCAGAGCCCCAAGAACGGTCAATTCCTGGGATTGCACGTATTGCTGCCCCCGGCCGGACAGGCGGTAGGTTCCCACAAAGTGCGCTCGGGCCACCCCGGCGCCGACACTCCCGGTCGCCCGGCGATCGGTGCGGAGGCGACGCTCGAATTGCCCGACGGCCGCAAATTCATCTCCCAGATCGACGGCGGCAACGGCCATGCCGGCAAGCGCGCCCCCGAACTGCACTTTGGCCTGGGAACGGTGAGCGCCGGTACACCTGTGCGCGTGGCGCTGCGCTGGCGCGACGGCGAAGGCCGGGTCCATCGCGACCGCTTCGAGTTGACCACCGGCTGGCACACGGTCGTGCTCGGCCCCACCCACGCATCGAAGAAGGAGATGTAA
- a CDS encoding DUF1702 family protein — MVSASGWIRKSLFGLSAQEADFAFRGFRGGDPATRRRIEQVIATFVRAYNHGLEDPSDAVLRGCLEGMDQEGRGFAYEAAAMALALLDHLTPWNRGRFHHYLNGPDDAHTYRGIAGPHRYMAYIGAGLAIARLGRPVEPTLRKLDPFFCWLAMDGYGFHQGFFQFKRYIDRQELPEGFTGYTRRAFDQGVGRSLWFVEGADVQRLPKAIAAFDQSRRADLWSGVGLACAYAGGVPVAAIGALALYAGDYLPHFAQGVAFAAMTRHQALNPAAHTELACQAVWGMPLAKVGNLAARAMDGIPTDRDGYEATRRSIQHQFAWEGATP; from the coding sequence ATGGTTTCAGCTTCAGGGTGGATACGTAAATCCCTGTTTGGTTTGTCGGCCCAAGAAGCCGATTTTGCGTTTCGCGGCTTTCGCGGCGGCGATCCCGCCACCCGGCGGCGCATCGAACAGGTGATCGCTACATTTGTGCGTGCCTACAACCACGGCCTGGAAGACCCGAGCGACGCGGTGTTGCGCGGTTGCCTCGAAGGCATGGATCAAGAGGGGCGCGGTTTTGCCTATGAGGCGGCGGCGATGGCCCTGGCGCTGCTCGATCACCTGACTCCCTGGAATCGGGGCCGCTTTCACCATTACCTCAATGGTCCCGACGACGCCCACACCTACCGGGGCATCGCCGGGCCGCACCGCTACATGGCTTATATCGGTGCGGGACTGGCTATCGCCCGTCTGGGCCGGCCGGTGGAGCCCACCTTGCGCAAGCTCGACCCGTTTTTCTGCTGGCTGGCGATGGACGGCTACGGGTTCCACCAGGGATTTTTTCAGTTCAAGCGCTATATCGACCGGCAGGAATTGCCGGAGGGGTTCACCGGTTATACCCGGCGCGCCTTCGACCAGGGCGTCGGCCGCAGCCTCTGGTTTGTCGAAGGGGCCGACGTCCAGCGCCTGCCCAAGGCGATCGCCGCCTTTGATCAAAGCCGCCGCGCCGACCTCTGGAGCGGGGTGGGCCTCGCCTGCGCCTACGCCGGGGGTGTGCCGGTGGCGGCGATCGGGGCGCTCGCCCTCTACGCAGGCGATTATTTGCCGCACTTCGCCCAGGGGGTCGCCTTTGCGGCGATGACCCGCCACCAGGCGCTCAACCCGGCCGCCCACACCGAATTGGCCTGCCAGGCAGTCTGGGGGATGCCGCTCGCCAAAGTCGGCAACCTTGCCGCCCGGGCGATGGACGGTATCCCCACCGACCGCGACGGCTACGAAGCGACCCGCAGGAGCATCCAGCACCAGTTCGCCTGGGAAGGAGCCACCCCATGA
- a CDS encoding MoaD/ThiS family protein translates to MQTTRTKQITVVIPTVLRKFSRNQDSIRAAVRCTGSTVAEVLASLDKQCPGIGTRLWGEDGELRRFVNFYVNDEDIRFLEGSRTLLYEGDVVSIVPALAGG, encoded by the coding sequence ATGCAAACAACGCGCACCAAGCAAATCACCGTGGTCATCCCGACCGTTCTGCGCAAGTTCAGCCGCAACCAGGACTCTATCCGCGCCGCCGTGCGCTGTACCGGTTCAACGGTAGCCGAAGTGCTCGCCTCCCTCGATAAGCAGTGCCCCGGCATCGGCACGCGCCTGTGGGGTGAGGACGGCGAACTGCGCCGCTTCGTCAATTTCTATGTCAACGACGAGGACATCCGTTTTCTCGAAGGCAGCCGCACGCTGCTGTACGAAGGCGACGTGGTGAGCATCGTGCCCGCCCTTGCAGGCGGCTGA
- a CDS encoding DUF2949 domain-containing protein, with protein MAPTGTPQTGFGAVEHYLLEQAILTRHQLERLVQLARLWQGTVPIVAWKLGLVDLTTFATLIDLEAGY; from the coding sequence ATGGCACCCACAGGCACGCCCCAGACCGGCTTCGGCGCCGTCGAGCACTATTTGCTGGAGCAGGCGATTCTCACCCGCCACCAACTTGAGCGACTGGTCCAACTGGCCCGGCTCTGGCAGGGCACCGTGCCCATCGTCGCCTGGAAACTGGGCCTGGTCGATCTGACGACCTTCGCGACCCTCATCGACCTCGAAGCCGGCTATTGA